In the genome of Mycteria americana isolate JAX WOST 10 ecotype Jacksonville Zoo and Gardens chromosome 7, USCA_MyAme_1.0, whole genome shotgun sequence, one region contains:
- the FETUB gene encoding fetuin-B, which yields MVLLVSMLFGIQALCSWAASPPAREALTALLSPTCNDTAVEEAADLALRLINTDRKEGYILSLYRIFSVREHPQEITGSVFYLILDVVDTECHVLSKKLWKNCKARLAQGTVYGQCKAIIYINQPRNIAHLNSYECILQPVPPRYIHKGCPDCPVDDCPTEPRYLEAAVQSLAKFNEESQQTHYFSVLNVTRASMQWVVGPAYFVEFLIQETSCSKNDTIADISKCKPLSSELAQIGFCKGSVVNSHLEHTRFVTISCEIYSLQDSATEEGKQQANQAPGKASQNQQQAFPSEINPFSPHLEKTVGWVKILPPSTEDISSPNLSKENQNANKDGKPLPPEAVGSTPSLDGEKTQADKADLTKPVTGPVILSFPEELSLSDSCPGEAKEKNSILQPLLPKKPTKA from the exons ATGGTTTTACTTGTTTCAATGCTCTTTGGCATACAGGCGCTTTGCTCCTgggctgcctctcctcctgccagagaggcacTGACTGCATTGCTTTCCCCCACCTGCAATGACACTGCAGTAGAGGAGGCTGCAGATCTGGCTCTTCGTCTGATCAACACTGACCGAAAAGAGGGCTACATACTCAGTCTCTACCGAATTTTCAGTGTCCGAGAACATCCTCAG gagatCACTGGTTCTGTCTTCTATCTCATCTTGGATGTAGTAGATACCGAATGCCACGTACTCAGCAAAAAGTTGTGGAAGAACTGTAAGGCCAGACTTGCTCAAGGAACT GTTTATGGTCAATGCAAAGCAATTATCTACATTAATCAGCCAAGAAATATTGCTCATCTGAATAGTTATGAGTGCATTTTACAACCAG TTCCACCCAGATATATTCACAAAGGATGTCCTGACTGCCCAGTTGATGACTGTCCAACTGAGCCCAGATATTTGGAGGCTGCTGTTCAAAGCCTTGCCAAGTTCAATGAAGAGAGTCAACAAACTCATTATTTCTCTGTCCTCAATGTCACAAGAGCTTCAATGCAG TGGGTTGTTGGCCCTGCATATTTTGTGGAGTTTTTAATTCAAGAGACATCCTGCTCCAAAAATGACACGATTGCTGACATCTCCAAGTGCAAGCCACTTTCATCTGAACTAGCT caaaTAGGTTTCTGCAAAGGCTCTGTAGTAAACAGTCACTTGGAACATACACGGTTCGTCACAATATCCTGTGAAATCTACAGTCTGCAG GATTCTGCCACTGAAGAGGGGAAACAGCAAGCTAATCAGGCACCTGGAAAAGCCAGCCAGAATCAACAACAAGCTTTCCCTTCAGAAATCAATCCTTTCTCCCCACACCTAGAAAAAACAGTGGGCTGGGTTAAAATTCTACCGCCTTCAACTGAGGACatctcttccccaaacctgtcaaaggaaaatcaaaatgcaaataaagatgGAAAGCCACTTCCACCTGAGGCTGTAGGATCTACGCCCAGTCTTGATGGAGAAAAGACTCAAGCAGACAAAGCAGATTTGACCAAACCAGTCACTGGACCAGTTATTCtctcttttcctgaagaactTTCTCTATCAGACTCATGCCCaggagaagcaaaggagaaaaattccATCCTCCAGCCTTTGCTGCCTAAAAAGCCTACCAAAGCCTAG
- the HRG gene encoding histidine-rich glycoprotein yields MLLLASAFFLTLLQCSNAQNKTSITPVDCNTIETDAGGALDLVNRHRRDGYVFGLYRVADAQEWQTGNSSVLYLTLDVLETECSVLSRRHWESCEYSDTYFMDFGQCKIITYTSQLLKKPQLYGFNCTLSPVPPDLLECKDCPVKVEVLEVTEQHKNIAAKALEKFNSEGNHTNYFNVDKVEKILKMTASREGHILGFSIKETNCSKSAQQADQALECDFLDDWHAHVGFCKARVISDPDEPDGIDISCEIYRPWQHDNGQRCRYSTLGQPHRYPHPHHHFGHRHHHRHHHRHHHRHHHRHGCPPSSQSRPEDPEHNHSFNKEHQDSREVPAPPPPHGGPHHHPPPPPHDVPHPPPQEEPQHPPSVPPPHDAPHPLLQEEPYHPPSAPPPHDDPHPLLQEEPYHPPAALPPHDDPHDPPLGPHHGPHCPPPPHGPHHPHPPPHHRPHCLLPPHGPHQPHPPPHRGPHSPSPPGQPPHLYHHRYRHHCNKTSILGKYFPFQITGAVYRIPVLNQQDSLTPPTANFPELSQSNPHSSSTGEGIPFTGSSLQEMPEAPGFPDHPTQSKSCPGNPKLVLPKILPLFPHSFHMAENSLT; encoded by the exons ATGCTGCTTCtagcttcagctttttttctaaCACTACTGCAGTGCTCTAAtgcccaaaacaaaacaagcattaCACCTGTAGACTGTAATACCATTGAAACAGATGCAGGAGGGGCCCTGGATTTGGTCAACAGACATCGCAGAGATGGCTATGTTTTTGGACTATACCGTGTTGCTGATGCACAAGAATGGCAGACA GGAAATTCATCAGTCCTCTACTTAACTTTGGATGTGCTGGAAACGGAATGCTCAGTATTATCTAGAAGACACTGGGAGTCTTGTGAATACAGTGACACCTATTTCATG gaCTTTGGGCAATGTAAGATTATCACATATACAAGCCAGCTGCTGAAGAAACCTCAACTATATGGATTTAATTGTACATTAAGTCCAG TTCCTCCTGATTTATTAGAGTGCAAAGATTGTCCTGTGAAAGTTGAAGTCTTAGAAGTCACcgaacaacataaaaatattgctgCAAAGGCCCTGGAGAAATTCAACAGTGAGGGTAACCACACAAACTACTTCAACGTGGACAAagttgaaaagattttaaaaatg ACTGCCTCCCGTGAAGGTCACATTTTAGGATTCTCTATAAAAGAGACCAACTGTTCCAAATCTGCACAACAAGCAGATCAGGCATTGGAATGTGATTTTCTGGATGACTGGCACGCT cACGTGGGATTCTGCAAGGCAAGAGTTATCAGTGATCCAGATGAACCTGATGGAATAGATATAAGCTGTGAAATCTACCGTCCCTGG CAGCATGACAATGGGCAAAGATGCAGATATTCAACTCTGGGACAGCCACACAGatatccccatccccatcatcaTTTTGGTCACAGACATCATCACAGACATCATCACAGGCATCATCACAGGCATCATCACAGGCATGGATGTCCACCCTCTTCTCAGTCCAGACCTGAAGACCCTGAGCATAACCATAGTTTCAACAAAGAACATCAAGACAGCCGTGAAGtacctgctcctcctcccccccatgGTGGACCACATcatcaccctcctcctcctccccatgaTGTACCACATCCTCCTCCCCAAGAGGAACCACAACatcctccttctgttcctccccCCCATGATGCACcacatcctcttctccaagaggAACCATATCATCccccttctgctcctcctccccatGATGACCcacatcctcttctccaagaggAACCATATCAtccccctgctgctcttcctccccatGATGACCCACATGATCCTCCTCTTGGTCCCCATCATGGACCACACTGTCCTCCCCCTCCTCATGGACCACATcaccctcatcctcctccccatcaTAGGCCacactgtcttcttcctcctcatggaCCACATCaaccccatcctcctccccatcGTGGACCACATAGCCCTTCTCCTCCAGGACAGCCTCCTCATCTCTATCATCACCGTTACAGACATCACTGCAACAAGACAAGCATATTGGGAAAGTACTTTCCATTCCAAATAACAGGAGCTGTCTATCGCATTCCAGTTCTAAATCAGCAGGATTCTCTCACACCTCCCACTGCAAACTTTCCTGAGCTATCCCAAAGCAACCCTCACTCTTCCAGCACTGGTGAAGGTATTCCCTTCACTGGCTCAAGTCTACAGGAGATGCCAGAAGCTCCGGGTTTTCCAGATCACCCTACACAATCAAAGTCATGCCCAGGAAACCCCAAACTTGTTCTTCCAAaaattttgcctttatttccacATAGCTTCCACATGGCAGAAAATTCTCTTACATGA